acacacacacaataacccCGGCGGGTCTTCTGCCTGGAATTAAAGCATGAGAATCACTCGTATATGAATGTTTTTCTGAGTCTTCTCTTGATTTCTGGAGTTgtaatggtgtgtgtgtgtgtgttttaggtaCCAATCGGGCTCTTCTCTGTAAGACAACAGCTGATGGTCAGAACCAGGTGATCCAGATTGGCCGAGCACACACAACCGACAATGATGATGAGCTGTCCAGGCTCACCCAACTGGGTCAgaacgcacacgcgcacacacacatgtctggtttactatctccgtggggacagtccataggcgtaatgagttgtatactgtacaaactgtatattttatccccaacccctaaacctaaagatcgtagaaaactttttgcatttttagatttgtaaaaaatattgttctgtacaatttataagcttttgtgcccatgaggacctcaattttggtccccacagtgacacgagtccccatgtgttggtgtgtattcaggtttaggtccccaccgggatatacaaacatgaacacacacacacacacactagagcGGTTGTTGTGAAGTGTCACATCTGCTCTGTCTCAGGTCTTGATCCGGTCGGGTTGAGGCAGGTTGGACTGATCTTGGGTCAGAGCAGTACTCGACGGATCGGAGACTACAAAGTCAAATTTAACTACACAGACATCGATGTGCTCAGGTGTGTTCATACTGACTGAAGTTCATTCAAAGCGTTTGAGTTACTCTCCTCTAACCACACGTTCATATTCAGTGCAGCGAAGAATAAACCAATCATCGCCGAGCCTGAGATTCACGGCAGCCAATCGCTGGAGGGCGTGACGGGTTTCCTGCTGCTGATGTCAGAGGGGCTGATCAAAGCCCTCGAATCGGCTCATGGACCGGAGCAGGTCAACCAGGTGAGCGGATGAACACGCCTGTATTCAGCACATTCATGAGTTTTTATATAAATCAAATCCTTAAAAAACAATAAGAGTGTGCCAAGAGCCACTGATGGACTGCATTTCCCATGCTTCCCCGCTCAGGAGATTGTCGCCATGGTAGCAGCCGAGTTGGCTCTGCAGAGCAGTCTGGAGGCAGCTGCGCAGTCGGTGGTGGAGCGAGTCAAACGGCTGCATCACGACGCATACGTGAGCGGCAGACAGAGAGCGTCACACTGCGCACGACACGAGGACATGACGCTGCTCATCAGAATCATCAACTACCCGCTAGCAGAGGGATCTCTCACACCTACACAAGGTCCGACTCCTCTGATCTCACATCAGCCTCGTGCAAATAAAGGCTCAGCCTAAAAtcaaaattccgtcatcatttattctctctcatgtgtttgtaaatctgtatgcgattctttcttcagtggaacataaaaggagatattttgagaaatgttttgtgtttgacgttcttcaaaatatcttcttttgtgttctgaagaagaaagaaactcgcacaggtttgacatgacatgaggatgaataaacgatgacagaattctgAACCAGACCAGAAGATTGTGACAAGTTGATTTGTGTTGTTTCGCGCGCAGGAGGTCGGCTCTACCCTGTATCTGTGCCGTACTCGAATCATCAGAGCACCAGTAAAACCAGTGTGACGCTGTCTCTGGTCATGCCATCACAGGGCACGCTGACAAACGGCTCCAACACGGCGTCCACACTCAAGGAAGACACGCCCACTGCCAGGTAAAACACGCCCCATTCACATCCGCCTCATGACGtttgtatgtgttcataaaccGACGTTTAAAGAACGtgtcaatctctctctccacggCCCCGTAACGCAACTTCAGACTAATGGCACCTCTGATTCCCCTGACTGTAGACACCTTACAGCCCATAAATGAGCTTCCTGTCCCTGCCTCTTACCCCGCCCCTCTTCCTACCTCTCTGTCTGACCCCGCCCCTCTTCCTCCCACCAGTCAAAGCCCCACAGCGACGCTGCAGTCCACcaacacgcacacgcagagTTCCAGCTCCAGTTCTGGTGACGGCAGTTTGTTCCGTCAGAGAGCAAGTCAAGCGGCTCAGCCCGATGAAACCGGACGGGTCCCGCCCTACGTTGACTTCACACAGTTTTACTACTTGTGGGGGATGGACCACAGCGACGGGCAGGGACTGACCGCAGATCTAGGACCACAGTGAGGAGCCGAGCGGATGAGGAATCAGAGCAGAGGTCACTCCAGGGTCGTTGGGATTGAAGGATGAGCTCTCACGAGAGCCCTTCTGTGGTCCTGATGGGATCCTGCACACGTACACACAGAATCCTTTTTTAACAGTAACAGCTTGAATCCAGCACATGAGTTAAAGCAAAAGAATAAAAGATTAGACTGACGAGTATCTCAAGCGAGCCGTGGCGTTAGGCATGAATCTTCAAGTCATTTGATGCTGGTTATTTTTCCGTCTACAAgtacattcatttattatttctctGCACTTCtgtctgtttatttctttttttataaagtttGACTGCAGGTTCTGTGAATGAATTCAGTTTTTGtttgtcgtgtgtgtgtcatatctgTGTACTTTGGCCTTCTATAATAAAGGGTTGAGGCGGATCACATTCTCATCGGCTTCTTCGTCATTATTTGGTAAGAGGGACTGAGGTCTCGCACCTCACATTTGGGTTTGATGACTGCTGGGGTCTTGATTTAGCTGTTAGCATTAGCAGAACACACATTGCTGTGTGCTTAAAGCTCCATAACCTAAAAATAACTTCGACAGAGCTTTCCCTGCTGCTTATTtataggttttatttttaaaactaacattACTCAGAGCTGGTGACTGACATCCACGAAAcagcactgaaaaaaatatcaCGTGTTGTAAAAATGACCATGTGAATGTTATAAATCCGTCTTTTGACAGCTGAAAATATTCGACAGGCATAAATCTGTGCTTGTGTTTGCTTTAGTGCGcgtgtctgatgtgtgtgtgtgcgcgcttttTCTTGACCTTGTCAAAAAGCCGCGAAGTCGCgtaattaacggtcatttcgttttacctcacaaGCGTATATTAgggatttatatattttattgttttctttcatgATTTATAGGTGtcaatgtaatatattttttagtgattataatttttttttatcagaATCTGATTGTGAgtgtaaagcccattgcacatcgagtccgaaatttgcgtccgaaagttccgcacgttaaaaaataaatacgacctcacgttgtgtcaatcacatttacacactgcctccgatattttcgcccgtcataaaaaaaattcggaccgggttcgattttatgcgtttttcgcatccgtcaagcattttgagtggacttttttaacaattcagagacaccgtacaaacaagagccaaatacgaaaaacgcatacgaaaatttcggactgtatgtgcaaagaccttaaccgATAACATCAAAAACGGATGTCCCGCAAACCTTCAGTATAAGAATCTAATGTTAGCCTAAAGATAACTAAATGCGTCCTCCTTGCTTTAAAAACTCTGTATAGTGTTAAAATCGTTAAGTTAGTTATTTATAGACTCATTTGCGAGATGTAAACGATCCAGAAGTAACGTTACTGGTCcaaaagcacttcctgtttcagtttcttATACTAGACAAACGTTAAAATACATCAAACAGGACATTAAGAACTGCATCGAAATATCAGTCAAAAATCTTAATAACTTAATCATATATGATGTGAATACAAAACTGAAACGGGG
Above is a genomic segment from Triplophysa rosa unplaced genomic scaffold, Trosa_1v2 scaffold346_ERROPOS92138, whole genome shotgun sequence containing:
- the tab1 gene encoding TGF-beta-activated kinase 1 and MAP3K7-binding protein 1, which encodes MAAQRRSLMQSHQSWTDDLPLCQLCGVGSALNCVYGPDGKGTQSHPNEDGHFRFSTESCYLYGVFDGFDGSRVADFVCQCLTAELLLGQLNSSHTDADVKRVLTQAFDVVEKSYFETIDDALAEKANLQTQLPEGVFLSAQTQKMSERLKSLEQEVSGGATAIVALILDNKLYIANVGTNRALLCKTTADGQNQVIQIGRAHTTDNDDELSRLTQLGLDPVGLRQVGLILGQSSTRRIGDYKVKFNYTDIDVLSAAKNKPIIAEPEIHGSQSLEGVTGFLLLMSEGLIKALESAHGPEQVNQEIVAMVAAELALQSSLEAAAQSVVERVKRLHHDAYVSGRQRASHCARHEDMTLLIRIINYPLAEGSLTPTQGGRLYPVSVPYSNHQSTSKTSVTLSLVMPSQGTLTNGSNTASTLKEDTPTASQSPTATLQSTNTHTQSSSSSSGDGSLFRQRASQAAQPDETGRVPPYVDFTQFYYLWGMDHSDGQGLTADLGPQ